One genomic segment of uncultured Desulfobacter sp. includes these proteins:
- the tkt gene encoding transketolase: protein MADAENNNQDQLTVNTIRALCMDMVQKANSGHPGAPMGLAPAAYVVFKHFLKQNPANPSWVDRDRFVLSGGHASSLLYALLYLFGYGLTLDDLKKFRQWGSKTPGHPEYGDTPGVETTTGPLGQGIANAVGMAIAERHMADRFNKEDQFLIDHYTYAICGDGDLMEGVAMEAVSLAGHLGLGRLILIYDDNEITIEGKTSITFTENIRAKFDAMNWHVVEVADGNDLHAIEKAIQSAKDAVSRPSLIKISTHIAYGSPSKQDSPDAHGSPLGEEEIKVVKKFYGLPEDKDFYVPDEVMENTRKALAYGEQYEKTWQEAFTKFKSLYPEEANLFVDAITGFLTKGWDKDIPVFKPEDGPVATRAASGTVLNAIAPNLPALVGGSADLAPSNKTYMTCAGEFQKEAWGGRNLRFGVREHAMGAIINGMYLHGGVRPFGGTFLVFADYMRPAIRLASLMRLPIIYVFTHDSVAVGEDGPTHQPVEHVAALRAIPGLNVIRPADANETALAWKTALGTLNSPTALILSRQKLPTLDLSNSDGDMIWGGYTVKSAGKTPDMLIIATGSEVHISVAAAEILEKEHNIKASVVSLLSWELFEKALPAYKERILPAAVTKRLTVEAGISMGWEKYAGSQGKSISLDRFGASAPGGTVLKEFGFSVDNIVKTALEM from the coding sequence ATGGCTGATGCCGAAAACAACAACCAAGACCAGCTCACCGTAAACACCATCCGCGCTCTGTGCATGGACATGGTCCAGAAAGCCAACTCAGGGCATCCAGGTGCCCCCATGGGCCTGGCACCTGCCGCCTATGTGGTTTTCAAACACTTTTTAAAACAGAATCCGGCCAATCCCTCTTGGGTGGACCGGGACCGTTTTGTTTTGTCCGGCGGGCATGCCTCCTCTTTATTGTACGCTCTTTTATATCTGTTTGGCTACGGGTTGACCCTGGATGACTTAAAAAAATTCAGACAATGGGGCTCCAAAACCCCGGGGCATCCCGAGTATGGTGATACCCCAGGTGTGGAAACCACCACCGGCCCCCTTGGACAGGGCATTGCCAATGCCGTGGGCATGGCCATTGCAGAACGCCATATGGCAGATCGGTTCAACAAGGAAGACCAATTTTTGATTGATCATTACACTTATGCCATCTGCGGCGACGGGGATCTCATGGAAGGGGTGGCTATGGAGGCCGTTTCCTTGGCAGGTCATCTGGGACTTGGGCGTTTGATCCTCATTTATGATGACAATGAAATTACCATCGAAGGTAAAACCAGTATCACATTCACCGAAAACATCAGGGCCAAATTCGATGCCATGAACTGGCATGTGGTCGAGGTGGCGGACGGTAACGACCTTCATGCCATTGAAAAAGCGATTCAGTCAGCCAAGGATGCAGTTTCCAGACCCTCTTTGATTAAAATCAGTACACATATTGCCTATGGCAGCCCCAGCAAACAGGATTCACCGGATGCCCACGGCTCCCCCCTGGGTGAAGAAGAGATCAAGGTGGTAAAAAAATTCTACGGACTGCCTGAAGATAAGGATTTTTATGTGCCTGATGAGGTTATGGAAAATACGCGCAAGGCACTTGCATATGGGGAACAGTATGAAAAAACCTGGCAGGAGGCGTTTACGAAATTTAAAAGCCTGTACCCTGAAGAAGCCAATTTGTTTGTGGATGCCATCACAGGATTTTTAACCAAAGGATGGGACAAGGATATTCCTGTGTTTAAGCCCGAGGACGGGCCTGTGGCCACACGGGCTGCCTCCGGCACGGTGCTCAACGCCATCGCACCTAACCTGCCGGCTTTGGTGGGTGGATCTGCCGATCTTGCGCCTTCCAACAAGACTTACATGACCTGTGCCGGAGAATTCCAGAAAGAAGCGTGGGGCGGCCGAAACCTTCGTTTTGGCGTCCGGGAACATGCCATGGGGGCCATCATAAACGGCATGTACCTGCATGGCGGGGTCCGGCCTTTTGGCGGTACCTTCCTGGTATTTGCCGACTACATGCGGCCGGCTATCCGGCTGGCATCCCTGATGCGTTTGCCCATCATCTATGTGTTTACCCATGACTCCGTGGCTGTGGGCGAAGACGGTCCCACCCACCAACCGGTGGAGCATGTGGCCGCGCTGCGGGCTATTCCCGGCCTTAACGTTATCCGTCCGGCAGATGCCAATGAAACGGCTCTTGCCTGGAAAACGGCTCTGGGCACCCTGAATAGCCCCACGGCACTAATCCTTTCCCGGCAGAAACTGCCCACCCTGGATCTGTCCAATTCAGACGGAGATATGATATGGGGCGGGTACACCGTAAAAAGTGCGGGCAAGACCCCTGATATGCTGATCATTGCCACTGGCTCGGAGGTTCACATCAGCGTGGCAGCCGCAGAGATTTTGGAAAAAGAGCACAACATTAAGGCTTCTGTGGTTTCCCTGCTCTCCTGGGAACTGTTTGAAAAAGCACTTCCTGCATATAAAGAAAGAATTTTACCTGCCGCTGTCACCAAGCGACTGACCGTTGAAGCCGGTATTTCCATGGGGTGGGAAAAGTATGCAGGCAGCCAGGGCAAGAGCATCAGTCTCGACCGGTTCGGCGCATCAGCCCCCGGCGGTACGGTACTCAAAGAGTTTGGTTTTTCCGTGGACAACATCGTAAAAACCGCCCTGGAAATGTAA
- a CDS encoding radical SAM protein produces MHYEGTVIRPPSEADSILLQVTLGCSHNKCTFCGTYRGKRFNIKKDDVIFEDIEFARKYCRRQNRLFLCDGDALVIPMRRLVPILERIRDRLPWVERVGVYANTKSIKMKTDEELARLRKLGLKIAYMGLESGDNKVLEAIRKGADADKMITMGKKLKKAGIKVSVTVLLGLGGRKGSLDHARETGRVLTAMDPDFVGALSLMLIPGTELHDQYVKGDFQLLEPEEMLTELGAMIAATNLTDGLFHANHASNYLPIRAHLPRDKEKTLELISQALDGKIPLKPEYMRAL; encoded by the coding sequence ATGCACTACGAAGGTACGGTTATCAGGCCTCCCAGCGAGGCGGACAGTATACTGCTCCAGGTCACATTGGGCTGTTCCCATAATAAATGCACCTTTTGCGGGACCTATCGGGGAAAACGGTTCAACATCAAAAAAGATGATGTGATCTTTGAAGATATCGAATTTGCAAGAAAGTACTGCCGTCGCCAGAACCGCTTGTTTCTTTGTGACGGGGATGCCCTGGTGATTCCCATGCGGCGCCTGGTTCCCATCCTTGAAAGAATCCGGGACCGGTTGCCCTGGGTGGAGCGGGTGGGTGTTTATGCCAACACCAAAAGCATCAAGATGAAAACCGATGAAGAGCTGGCCCGGCTTCGCAAACTTGGACTCAAAATTGCCTACATGGGTCTTGAATCCGGTGACAACAAGGTTCTTGAGGCCATCCGTAAGGGGGCTGACGCAGATAAAATGATCACCATGGGAAAAAAGCTTAAAAAGGCCGGCATCAAGGTCTCGGTGACTGTGTTGCTTGGGCTTGGTGGCCGCAAGGGTTCTTTGGACCATGCCCGGGAAACCGGCAGGGTGCTTACAGCCATGGACCCTGACTTTGTCGGTGCTTTAAGCCTGATGCTCATCCCCGGCACAGAACTGCATGACCAGTATGTCAAAGGAGACTTTCAGCTACTCGAGCCAGAGGAGATGCTCACCGAACTTGGGGCCATGATTGCTGCCACCAACCTGACAGACGGCCTTTTTCACGCTAACCATGCATCCAATTATTTACCCATACGGGCGCATCTGCCCCGGGATAAAGAAAAAACCCTTGAACTTATATCCCAGGCCCTGGACGGAAAGATTCCGTTGAAACCCGAATATATGAGAGCCTTATAA
- a CDS encoding HD domain-containing protein, with the protein MKQKELPMKKINSGWSQEAYIRAYRFAAEKHKGQLVPGTEWSYLAHLSMVCMEIMAALNHETDVDGNLAIQAAILHDTIEDTDATYNELLSEFGQHVAEGVLALTKDTKIEKQHQMSDSLKRIKGQPREIWMVKLADRITNLQPPPSHWATEKKKKYLDQAKLILNELRSGNDFLSNRLNEKIQVYQSYL; encoded by the coding sequence ATGAAACAGAAAGAACTGCCCATGAAAAAAATAAACAGCGGATGGTCTCAAGAAGCATATATCAGGGCGTACAGATTTGCTGCTGAAAAACATAAAGGACAATTGGTCCCTGGCACTGAATGGTCATATTTAGCACACCTCAGTATGGTCTGTATGGAAATCATGGCCGCTTTAAATCATGAAACCGATGTGGATGGAAATTTGGCCATTCAAGCTGCAATCCTTCATGATACGATTGAAGATACAGATGCCACTTATAATGAACTGCTGTCAGAGTTCGGACAGCATGTTGCAGAAGGAGTTCTTGCCCTAACTAAAGATACAAAAATTGAAAAACAGCATCAAATGTCAGACAGCTTGAAAAGGATAAAAGGCCAACCCAGAGAAATATGGATGGTCAAACTGGCTGACAGGATCACAAACCTTCAACCCCCACCATCCCATTGGGCTACTGAAAAAAAGAAAAAATATCTGGACCAGGCTAAATTGATCTTGAATGAATTAAGATCCGGTAATGATTTTTTATCAAACCGGTTGAATGAAAAAATTCAGGTATATCAGTCTTATCTTTAA